The DNA window AGCCATTCTGGATTCGGCACGAGTTGTCTATGCTGCTCCGTGATCTCGGCTGGGTCGAGGATATCCTGATCGCGGCTCGCAAGGTCACGCGCGCCACGGCAGGTCTGACGCGCGAGCAGTATGAATCGGACGAGTATCGGGTTCTCGCCGTGGAGCGTCTGTTGATGATCATCGGGGAGGCGGCAAAGCAGGTTTCAGCCGAGTTGAAGAACGAGCATCCCCACGTTCCCTGGCGTCACATGGCCGGGATGCGCGACATGCTGATCCACTCCTATCGGAAGATCGATTCGGACGAGGTCTGGAAAGCAGCCGCTGTTTCGGCACCCGCGCTGATCCGCGCGCTGGAGCCGCTGATCCCGCAGAATCCTGACAACGAAAGCAG is part of the Longimicrobium sp. genome and encodes:
- a CDS encoding DUF86 domain-containing protein, with the translated sequence MLLRDLGWVEDILIAARKVTRATAGLTREQYESDEYRVLAVERLLMIIGEAAKQVSAELKNEHPHVPWRHMAGMRDMLIHSYRKIDSDEVWKAAAVSAPALIRALEPLIPQNPDNES